TACACAAATTTAATTAGCCTCACCTTCTTAGCTTGCGGCAAATACGGTATGTCCAGCTTTGGTAAGACGGGAATGATACTACAGATCACTCAGCTTGTGCATGATGGTTCAGTCCATGAACATTTAAGAGTACAAATGTGATACTGCAAGTATGTTAACAAGAAACTAGAATATGACCTTTCTTCCTCAACTTACATACGTTCTTCAATTGAGGGTGCCCGGGATACGTACTTGATCAAGTCATCATAGAGGGGCATCAATTGCATACATATTACTCAAAATCATGCCGTGGGGCTAGTTGCTCGAAACATGGTCAGTGCAATACCGCGGTCAAACGTCTGGCCGTCGCGCGAGCTGATTTTCCGCGCaaaattgtaaaggaaaagacagtagaaacaacaaaatttacaaacaaCAAGTTGTCTGGATAAAAGAAGACAAACTAGTATTCGTAAAAAATGGACGACAACTTTGAGTTTACAAGACATGTTTCGATCGATCATCTTCGTAGCAAGTGTTCGTCACAAtgcgaatttgaatttgagtCAATGTGAACTTATTACGTTATACTTGGCTGTGTATAAAACTGGGACGGGGACATTAGGCCGCGTGTGTGGGTACTTGTGGACGCGAGGGGAGGGACGCGGGGACATCAAGCATGGAACGCGGGGACGTATGGGACGGGGACGTAGGGACGTCAAATAGGGACGCGGGGACGTTAATGTTTATTGCTAAAATCCAAGTAGCAGTCGCCAAAATTTATTTAGAATAAGAGCATTCGATtccaaataaattaaaaaaaaggaaacttgaTTACTTGTGGCATAAGGGACCTTCGAACCCCGATGTGCTAGCTCCGAAATTTATCGCATGTGCCACTACACCACGAGGGATTCAACTAttgcaataatattttattttgtttcagataTTTTTAGCGGCAAATCTAACAGTAAATGCTTTCTTAACAGTGCCTAACCTTAATCAAGATAGTCAGTGCGCTAACTCCTATAAAAAGAAACGTTTTGTGTAAACATCATAAGGTGTCCGATGTGGTTCTAGGGTTGACCATAAATAACACATTTTTACGAAGAAAGAGATATCGCATTTACCTCCGGCTTTACCTCCCGCGTCCTCTATATTTGTCGTCCCCGCGTTCCCGACTTCCCGGCCCACACGTCCTCGCGTCCCATACGTCCCCACGTCCCTCCTCTCGAGTCCTCAAGTCCCAAGTCCCTACATAAGCGTCCCAGTGTCCCCGTCCTATTGTTCCCGTCCCAGTATTATACACAGTCTGGATCATGAAGGTATCAAACTGTTGCATATCACATTGGTCTTTATTTTAATATACATCACACATGCTGTACCACAAGCCCACCAAAAAATTACcgtttttgaaggaaaagcGTAATTGCAGATTTGCACATTTTGTAGTTCAGTGTGTAGTCAATTGGTGAAGAACTAAACACTGTAGCTAGTTTCAAATGTTTACTACTATCCACAGGCTTCGGTTTAAATGCTCCATGAAAGTTCGTTTAGCTTATTTTGCTTTACGTGTAATAAAGCTCAGCGAAATGCTAGATAAAACACTGGCATACAATCAGGAGTTGCAAGAAGTGTCTCTAAGACTCTAAAAATTGTGTCATTGTAGAGCtaagctctgatttatcgtacttcctttcattttcagaatacAAAGTGTTCTTTCCTCAATACGCCATTTGGGTCATATTTATATTTAAGGTCTTTCAGCCGTTCGAAATTGTTTTTGCCAAAGTAATTTTTAAGTCGTTCTAGAGTGGTTGCTTCTCCACAGTCTGCATAATTCTGATATGAGCCAAGCGAATGAGCCAGCAATGACTGACCAGACGTTTCTGCCCACTTTCTGCATGAATGGCCATAATTATCATCAGCCTCGTCTTGGAGTTCCCACACGGCTTGCACACTGT
The DNA window shown above is from Acropora palmata chromosome 7, jaAcrPala1.3, whole genome shotgun sequence and carries:
- the LOC141887230 gene encoding putative FAD-linked oxidoreductase YgaK, whose translation is MWKSAFLGELTPKIIQIIINQLESAPVGSNPHVIGIEFVGGEINRKSPNSCAYVHRDALFLYSVQAVWELQDEADDNYGHSCRKWAETSGQSLLAHSLGSYQNYADCGEATTLERLKNYFGKNNFERLKDLKYKYDPNGVLRKEHFVF